From Corvus hawaiiensis isolate bCorHaw1 chromosome 11, bCorHaw1.pri.cur, whole genome shotgun sequence:
CCCCGCTGTGTCcggggagcagcacagccaccttGCGGAAGAGATGAGAGCAAGTGGGTTTACTCCTGGCTCAcggctttttattatttttatttttattattcccccccctcctctgcatttctcttttaatttcttaGAAACTCTGGGCCTGCTTCATTGCCTGGTTTAAGGCTCTATCTGTGGAGCAGAAGTCAGCCTGAACAGATTTAAAACCTTCTAGGGAACAAGAGAAAACCCTGAAGAGATTAGTTTTAACTGGAAAAAGCTGTGGCAGTAAACGTAGGAAATGACCGTCAGCGTCTCGTATATGCTGTGTGATCACTTGTGCTGGGCTTACTGTCCAGAAATGACAGGCTGGGAAATACATCCCCATGTTTCAGCAGTTTCCCAGGACTTTACATTTTAATGTTGCTCTGCATCAAAATACGtcttctctgctttgctttttgtcgttatttttttttttttagctggcGATTAGATGGACAGATTTTAAACAGAACAACATGTTTTTGGCAGAAAGGACATCATAACAACCCAGGGAACTCATAAAAAAAGTTGGAGACGGTCGTGCTGCTGAACAGCTGCTGTATTTCACTCCAGAAGTGCTGTTTCCAGCGGCTCAGGCATTGTGGTCTCTGTATAGGTGCTTACATTTCTAACATGTTTTGAAGGTTCCTAGAGATGAAAGTGCGTTATGGAAACAACATCATTAGTTTTCATAGCCTTCACCGCcctggctttttttggttttgttttctaatcttctggttttggctgtgtcttCAGGTGAAGTAAGGATGAAAGCCTTTTGGTTGTTAGCCCGGCctttaggagaaaaatataGCCAGGGCCCGATCCTGCATTCCAGGCATTCTCCAAAATCTTCTTGGCTGTTCTGCAAGCTTTGAGAGtgcacagaaagcagaactgGCCCATAACGTGCCTGGATCTATTTGCCTCTAACAGTCCCCTCTTAAAAAGCCTCTGGTTACATCGAGTGACATTGTTCCTTGTCAAAAGAGATGGGAAACAAGCGTGCTGGCTGTTTTCTGCTGAGGTAACTGGCCCACAGCAGTTGCTAGGGGTTCACTGTTcggttttttctcctcttttaagCTCTTATTCAAGTTAAGTTTAGTTCTATTCCCGGGGAAATATATGGATATTTTGATATGTGTCTTCCTAGTTCTTGCAGGCATTTAAAGAAAACTTgaacatttaaattttatttttttttaaagaagttcaCCAACTGCTTTTGGTGCATGCAGAGCACGCCagcttttcttagaaaaaacaCGTTGCAGGCCAGATTTCCCTCACAGCCCCATTCTTCAGAAGTTTAAGCTGGAATAATACGGACATTGGAGGAAGGATCAGAAACCATCTGAGGGCAAGTCTTCCTTTCTGCCCTGTGTTTCTCAAGGCAGTCACCAATTTTTGGTGCAAGATAGAAAAAATCAGCTTGGGTGAATACTTACCAGATGCCAATACTAATTTGTCAGAAGCAGATGttgctttctgtttcaaaactgGAATAGCTCAGCTCTGGGACTTCTGCTGGGGGAACGTACCATCAacacagagattttaaaaaaaaaaagtgtgttagAAATAGTTCAGCTCTTCTGACTCTTCGCTTTTACTATAAGACATGATTATAGGCTAAGGTCGCAAAACAGAGCCACTAACCTCTGTTTGAACTTCCTCGTGTTCAGCACATGTGGGTATTTCATTATTGGTTCAGAGGCATAGCTGACTGACAGGACACACATACCAGGAAAATGTGCAATCTTACTTTTAAGTCTTTCAACCCATCCCTGTTTCCTCCACGTGCATATGAAGGAGGAAGCCATATCTTTAAGAATAAGACCCTTAAGAAATACAGCTTTATCCCCACTCTTCCTGTGAAATATTAATAGATGCTGCCAGTGGGACAGAGCTCTTTAAGGGTGTTGTGTAAAATATCTCACTCTGTGTtcactgcagcactgagcacacAGACACCTTTTGATTTTTCTCCAGTAAAGGAAAGACAGGGCAAATTTTGGAGATGAGGCAGCAGAGATGCTCTGCAACAGCAGTAACAACCATCCTCTCGCCTGCACAAAACTGGGAGCTATTGACTATTCATGGCAAAGCGTCCAAAGCGCAGCGGCCGAGCCTGTGGAAAATGACAGCGTGTAACAAGATTGACTGGCATTTCCTTCACGCTGGGTCACATGCCTCCtaattcacacacacacacagcctcaTAGGCTGATCGAATGACTTCTATCTCTGCAGTCCACATACCTTCCACAGAAAGAGTTGTTTTATTATGCACATGTACAGCTCTGTTTTCAATCAGTCACCTTGAGCGAATGACTGAGGGCCAGTGTTCGCTCCATCCAGAGGTCTCTGCGTTTGCTCTCTAAGGGGCATAATCTCCATCcgtaagcaattttttttcccctcagggaggtggggaataaaaaaatacGCAGAtgtccctcctgcctccccctccccaggcgCCTTTCTATGAAGTTTGCTCGTCTTAGCTGGGAAAGCGCAGGACAATCGCGGCTGTCAGCAAGCACTGCGGTGGGCTGCACTGGGAAAGGTGGGGCTTGCTGTTGTGGGGTTGTAGTGGGATTAGGGCTCACGTGAGCCGGGATTTGTGCGATGCTGCCCGCTCGCCGCCCCAGCGCGGgcagggggcactgggagcgcAGGCAGGTCGGGGTGCCGGGGGTCCGTGCAGCCCCGCcggggcagcagctggcacGGGGCTCAGCTCACCTCAACCTCTGCCCCGGAGAGACAGGAGCGTGGGGTGAAAGCAGCCACCAGCTGGCTGGCAGGACGTGGTAATTAGCTCAGTGCAGTGCCAGCCTTATTAAGGACAGTGCAGGTGATGATGACGTTGGCACACTGATTCATTACATCTGGAGGGGAAAATCCGCCTAGTAAATGCTGAagcacagcaaatatttttggctCCTGCCAGATTGATCCTTGCATTATGCTGAACAGCCTATATTTGTAGAACTGAGGAAGTTAAAAATAAGGTTGGTGGAAAGCTACAAGATAGGGAAAGGATTTGCGTTTTATGGCCACCAGcaataaactttttttatttgtttctttttggtgGTAAAAATTTcaacactgtttttttcttcccattcctTTCTTTCGCTCTGGATTTCACTGCTAGGTGAAAgctcattatttattttctcttgttgGTAATATTCTGTAAGGGAGCTGTAAATCTGGAGCACACACAGTTGGGAAATGATTTCTGACAGAATTCTTTTGCAAATATGTGGTGCAATCCTGCAAAACACTTCAGCCCTGACAGTCCTCGGGGGGGTGGTGCAGACATATCAAAGCTTGTAGCAGGGAGGCTGGATGCTCTGGGCTTTCCTGTGGGCTAGAGGGCTTTACGAGCTTCAGTTCATGGAGATAAATGATTAAACCAACTTCTgactcttttgttttcctgcactCAGGCTCTCACCTGAACTTTAGCTGCCTGTTATATGCTGTTGGGATATCCTTAAGAGATCGTCCAGGAATGGTGGATCACTTGCTGCCTACTGATGAATCCTTTTCATCCACAAGATCTTCTCTTGGATACTTCGGGGACATGACAGCAGGTGTGAGGTCCTACCAAATGCTGCCCTCTCCCCTGTCAGAAGATGACAGTGACTCGTCCAGCTTTTGTTCTTGTTCCAGCCCTGACTCCCAGGTGCTCAGCTCCAGCTATGGAAGCACATCCAGTGCGGAAAGTCAGGACAGTATCTTAGACTATTTATTGTCCCAGGCATCTTTGGGGAACACCACTGCATCATGGTGGGACAAAAGGAGACTTCAGCCAATAGTGAAAGAGGAGTACTTTAGGTTGCCTGAATTTGCCGTGGATATGGAAGACTCAGGACCATTTCAGCCAACGCTTGAGGAAATTGAGGAATTTTTGGAGGAGAACATGGACTTGGAGCTCAAAGAAAGACCTAAAAGTGAGACCAAGGACTTGAGAGCTTGCAGCCAAGTTTCTGTTGCTTCGCTGCAGCAAAAAGACCATATGTTACCCAGTGCTAGTTTAAAAGAGAGTAAAAATGAGCAGTTGAACAGCTCAATGGAAGGTGGCCAAGCTTCAAATGGAGGAATGACCTTAGAGAATGGGATACCGGTTATGCTCCAAATTCAGCCTGTACAGATCAAACAGGAGTCCAACACAAGCCCCAGTTCCCAAGGACCAGCACAGGAGAACATTAAAATTGCACAGCTCCTAGTCAACATCCAAGGACAGACGTTTGCCCTTGTGCCTCAGATAGTTCAGTCGTCCAATTTGAACTTGTCCTCTAAATTTGTCCGCATTGCTCCCGTCCCCATCGCCGCCAAGCCAATTGGGCCAGGAGGCATGATCCAGGGGCAGACGGGAATCATCATGGGTCAGAAATTTCAAAAGAACCCTGCAGCCGAACTCATTAAAATGCACAAATGTTCTTTTCCTGGTTGCACCAAGATGTACACGAAAAGCAGCCATTTGAAAGCCCACCTGAGGAGGCACACAGGAGAAAAGCCCTTTGCGTGCACGTGGCCGGGTTGTGGATGGAGGTCAGTATTGGGGTGCAGCTCTGTTcaatcccctttcccctttttgcTCACTTGACCTAACTTGCTGAGCAAGTATGTTTGCACTCTGATTTATAAACTCTTTCTGTTGCCAGAacttgtttggttggtttgacAATGAagaccttttttcttcctgttagGTAACCCATGGGTTTTGATAAATTAAATAGCACAGCATCacctgctggcaccagcagttttagtgtcttaaaaaaaataaaagtagtccATCATAATTTGTATTTCATTCTAGAGGGTCAGATTAAGCTTGTTACCACAGGTAAGACCTGGTGTTTGCATTGGTGTGGTTGCAGcacaccagccccagcagagccgTGGCTGGCACCAGCTGAGGCTGTGAGTGAACTGGATGGTTTAGGGCAGaactgctgtgcacagccctgTGTGGCTCCAGCTGTGTGGGACTAAACGTGGTCAGTGAATGGCTGTGATAAGCAAGTGTGGTTAAAAGCAGTATTCTGTGTGCTTTCATAGAAAATGCACTCCATCCCACTCCTGAAAATGCTAGCAGTGACACTCTGGCATACTCTGGATTTTATTCTCTGTCTTGATTCAGAAAAATGCGTGGGTGCCACTCAAAGTTGCAAAAAAGCTGTCAGATGTAACAACATAACCAGAAGGCTGAGGTGGAGTTAAACATTGCTTGAATGAAAGATTGCAGGTTTtattgaaaaaatgttttgcagagggattttattttattttattttatttttaatacaactTGAAAAATTtagtcttttaaaaaacaacaacttttattttaaggaaactTTGACAGGtgccttcctccctctttccagTTAGCTGTATTACTGGTTTGGCTGCTAGCAAGTGCTAATATACAGCACCACAAATGATGATGGCAGAAAACATAATCTTAACTACCTTGTGTTAAATTAAACtgaatttctttcaaataataTGCTGCAGAGCTTCAGTGAGCAATGCCTAATGAGAAAATGGGTTTTGATCATGGGCAACAGACGAGGTAAAAAGTAACAGGAGACTGTTGTGTAAAAATGCAAGTATGTGAGACATGCAGCAGTTAGAGATGGCTGGGTTGGTTTGAGGGAAAAGGTCACAATGGAGCTGAACCCTCTGTTCCCCAGCTGGACCAGTCTGAAGTTTGCTTCTCAGAAGGGCTGAGCAGGTTAGTTTATGGGGCTCTACAAACAGGTGgtgatttgtttccttttgtccGTGCAGCACCTTTCATGAGCTCAGTTTCTTGCTGCTCAGGGTGCCCTCTCACCAAATTCAGCTGATTAGTCCCAGAAACCATGGGCTGGTTGCTCCCGACCTGCAGTAGAGGCGCTCgctgctttttatttgtttgccaGAGTATGTGTGCGCAGGCAGCAGATGTGCCTGTGGGTGTCATGTTGGCTTTCCTTGCGCTGGGATGTGAGCACAGCTCTCCTTTTTGTGACACATGCACGTGGCACGTGAGGGTTTGTCTAATCCACGCTGAGATTTGTACCAATGCTCCCAGTGACTTTCGTGGCTCAAGATCAGGAGCCTGAAGTGTTGCCTGTGGGTGACCTTCTCCAGCCCTGTCTTATCACAAAGCTGGTGTTCCCCAAGATACAAAACTAAGGGGAACatttaggaaaaatattaagTGATAAAGGATGATTAAATTTACAACAGGTGCCTCTCTTCTCGAAGTGTTACGGCGAATGGTGCGCATCAAAAGCAGGATGCTCGTGGGCCAAGAGAAGTGCAGGTCCCGCAACCTGGAGCACCCTGAACTTTCAACCACCACAACTTTTTAAAGATGAGCCCAACAGTAATGAGAAATTAATCACCTTCATAATGAAGAACATGTGTCTTGTCcacaaacagctgctgcaagtaCTTTTCAAACTCTCTTGCTGTTTGTCTTGTTGAATttcacagcctgggctgcaatcccaatccccaaaacccccagacTTTGGAAGGGCTCTGCTATGAGAGGAGAATTTTATAGCCAGCAGGAGAGTCTGTGTTTGGGGAGCTGCCTCCTGTGCTCGCAGCAATCCTTAGCACCAGCCTGAGATTGCTGCCCATCCCCTGCACGCTGCTCCCACATCGAAGGCCAGACCCAACTGAGCATTGAATTACTCAGTCTCCTTTCATCAATAAACCATGTTTACCTTTTCCAGAAGTTCAGTGAGAGCTGTGACTTAAGCCTCACATGACCTAAGTCCAATGCATCTGGCCACTCTGTTTGCTCTGAGGTCTATATAATCTCAGATGAATTTAAGCAGTAAAACATTGCCGGGCTCtgctttctccctctttcccctgtGTTCTTGTgcttgtgtatttattttttcactgaagacACTTAAGATCTGATCTCACTGGAGATAgtaatttcaaaaccaaaacaaagtgtTGCCTAGCACAAAGTGCCTGAGCTCAGTGGGACGGTTAAAGGTTCCTCAGCTCTCTGTGCAGCCATGCTATGATGTTTTAAATTCACCAGGGTTGGAGTGTGCACCCAGCAAACCCTTTTGCTAACCCCTAGGAGGGCTGGAGAGCCTTAGCACCTCCCTGATGGAGGCTAAACACTGCTCACTTGTGCCCTTCCAAGGCACAGAGCAAGGGCTGTTTCGGCAGGCTGCAGAGTGGTGCTCATCTGGCAGTGGCCAGTGACCCGTTGTGTTCCCTGGACGGGTCAGGGCACTGATCCGTGTTGTGTCACCATCTACCTTTGGCACCACAGCCTCTGGTTAGCACTGCTCAGGCCaaagagctgagctgcagcGTGGGCTGGGCCCAGGAGCTGTGTgatggcacagagcaggagaagcTCCTGCTTCCCCTCCCTGGCACAGTATCATGCAAAGCTGCAGTTGCTGCAAGGCTGTGGGATGAGGCAATTGGCTTTAAATACCCCACTGCATCTTCTGGCTGGAGGCTCCACAGGTGACAGCATGGGACATAAGCTCTGCCTGGTTTGGCAGGGGTTTAAAGGCTTCTAACATGTGTGGCCAGGAGTGTGCTTGGGCCCGAGTGACTGTGAGCAGTACCACGCATGGTGCAGGGCAG
This genomic window contains:
- the KLF15 gene encoding Krueppel-like factor 15; translation: MVDHLLPTDESFSSTRSSLGYFGDMTAGVRSYQMLPSPLSEDDSDSSSFCSCSSPDSQVLSSSYGSTSSAESQDSILDYLLSQASLGNTTASWWDKRRLQPIVKEEYFRLPEFAVDMEDSGPFQPTLEEIEEFLEENMDLELKERPKSETKDLRACSQVSVASLQQKDHMLPSASLKESKNEQLNSSMEGGQASNGGMTLENGIPVMLQIQPVQIKQESNTSPSSQGPAQENIKIAQLLVNIQGQTFALVPQIVQSSNLNLSSKFVRIAPVPIAAKPIGPGGMIQGQTGIIMGQKFQKNPAAELIKMHKCSFPGCTKMYTKSSHLKAHLRRHTGEKPFACTWPGCGWRFSRSDELSRHRRSHSGVKPYQCPVCEKKFARSDHLSKHVKVHRFPRSNRSVRSVN